The window AAATCCTCTTACgttttctttcactctttttgtgtgttttagtTTTTTGCCTTCAAATCTTTGACCTGTTAGGAATTTATTTGGATGTAATCTTTGCGTTAGGAAtccagctttattattattattattattatttttccaaatgagtAGCCAATTGTCCCAAACCATTCACTGAATTGCCCATCACTCCTCCACTGATGTAAACTGCAAACTTTTATACTGTGATATACCAGATTTGAGTCTCTGGATGGATGTTGGTACGTCTTCATGGCTTTCGTTGATCTATCCATATACTAGTATCTCACTGTGTTACCTACTGCGgcttttgatgttttaaaacCTTCTTAGTCTGTTCTCCCAGTTCTTTGGTTATATGAACTTGAGAAGCAGCTTGTTTCATCTTGTGCCCTCCAAGAATCCactgggcatttttttttactgacacTATGTTGAATTCATAGATTAATTCAAAGAGAATGGACTTTTCATGATATTGAATCCAAGCACACAGTACAGACAATCCCTGACTTATGAAGTTTCAACTTACGACTTTCCAACttttttgtggggggaggggctgggaaggTAATGactttccagctttttttttttttttttatgatttccaaCTTTACGATGGTAAGAAAGTGGTACGCATTTggtagaaactgtactttgaaCTTTGATCTCGTGCCAGGGTAGTGGCACACAGGACAACGCTTATTTGCattgctgggcagtggcagcgaGCCAAAGCTCCCAGTCAGCAGGCAACCATGAGGCTCCACATCTAACTCACTTGCTAGTTTTCTGTCCCTGTATAACCATTCTGGTTTTCGCTTTCAGTACCGTGGTCAGTAAATCACATGACATGGTCCACACTTGTCTACAAGCCTACACCAAGTAGGCTTTCTGGGGATGACTTTGCCTCACTGCAGGCTATGGTGAGCCGTCTGAGCACGTTCAAGGTCAGCTGGGCTAAGCTGTGATGTTTGATGGGTTGGGTGTAGTAAATGCAGCATGTACTTAATGAAGTTTTCAACTTACAACTGGCTTGTTGGGACATAGCCGCATcgtaagttgaggaagatctgttGGTCTTTCCAGTTGTTCAGATGTTCTTGAGTAGTGTTTTGGAATGTATCTTCATGGATATCGTCTGCATATCTTTTGCACtttttcccacttatttcttTGTACCCTGTTATTATAAATGGGGTCCTCTTTTTCCATTACATCTTCCAACTGACTCTCATTTAGATGAcaaaacctgggcagcccgggtggctcagcagtttagcgctgccttcggcccagggcctgatcctggagacccaggatcgagttccatgtcgggctccctgcatggagcctgcttctccctctgcctgtgtctctgtctctctctctctgtgtctctcatgaataaataaaatcttaaaaaaaaataatacatgacaaAACCTAATAGTTTCTAAATATGAAGTTTATACTCAGCCACCTTACTGAACTTTCTTATCTTTGTTATGCTTTTTCAGTTGATTCCCTTAAGTTTCCCATTATGCTACTTGCAAGCAACGATGATTTTATCTGCCTTCCAATTTTTGTGcctcacttctttttcttgtccaaTCATGTTGGCAAGTACCTCTAAAGCCATCTTTGGAATTATCAAGCACTCTTATCTTCTTCCTGATATTGACTGGGCCACTTCAGATACATTCCCAATAAGCCTGAGGCTGACTTCTTGGGTggctatattttttttcatgatgaagAAAAGTTCATTTGGAAGGAGAGTTTTGTTAAGCGACTGTGGAAGGGAGTGGTGGCACCACTGTGGGGGATGCCTGAGCCCCAATCTGTCTGATGTTGGGGCTTAAATGCTTTGCTACTGTGCCGTGCTCACTCAGGGGAAATCTTTCCCTTTGGTCAGGCAGAAGATGCAGACTCCTTGACTATCATCCAAATCTCCCTCCTCCCACCGAGGCTGACTCCCCAGCCTTCCTTCCTCAAATGCATGGGTGCTTCCCCTGAATATCTTGCCATCTGCTCAGGCCTTAGAATAATTCTGTGTGTGAAGTCGTTCAGCAAGTCCTGTCCATCACAAGGGCTGGAACCAGGCCTGGAATCTGACCCAAGCCTTTTATACGACCAAAGACTGACTCTCCAAGGGTGGAGAGAGGTGCCAGCAGTGGGGTTAAGACCCCGGAGTGCAGTCCTTGCCGGCCGAAAGCCAGACGGAAGACAGGCTTGGCAAAGCAAGCAGACTTCTCCGAGGCTCTGGCGACTGGTGTCTGGGATCCTTGTTTTGAAGCCCACAGGTTTCTATAATCTGCACATTTCCACAGGATCTCACACAGAATACTCCATCCTCTCAGCACCGTGGGGCCTGGTTGCTGCGAGGAAAAGTTCGGCCATACGATAAAGCCATTCCCCCTGGGGAGGAATGGAAATATTGAAGAAGTTTAGCTTAGCTCGAATTCTTTAATCTCAGAAAGCATTCACAGAGTGCATGGCATGGGGCCGGCTCTGCATTCAGCTCTGTCCTTGCCATATCACGGAAGGCACCCGTGGGCCCCATCCTGAGCCCACATCACACACGGGGAAGGCGAGGCATGGGGAGGCTGTGTGATGATGGAGCTAAGCGCCAAGCCGGGTCTGGAGGCTGCTTTAATGAATCTGGGGCCTCCACCACCCGAGGCAGATCTGAGTGGGGAGGCCCTAGAGTGAGGATCCCCAGCACAGCACCGCTGACACCTGGGGCTGGATCCTTCTTTGCGGGGGGAGGCTGCCCCGTGCCTTGGACGTTTAGCAGCCTCCCTCGCCACCACCCACAAGACATTGCTagcagcccctccccaccagctggCCGTGACAACCAGCATGTCTCCTGATGTTGCCAACTGTAGGGTGCAGGATTGCCCTGGCGGAGAGCCACTGCTCTGGAGGGATTCCTCCTTGTTATTCTCCGCCGAGcttccccctgcctcccttcccacaGATGTggatggaggcccagagaggggctgtGCCTCCCCCAGAATAATTGGGCTCCGCTCTTCCCCCAGGCGGTAGCATGCCGGTTGTCCCTGTGCTTCCTGTAGGGAGGCCTGGTGCCGGATTTCCCTGCATCCAGAAGTTGTTATGAAGGTGGGAGCCACGTGGTCCAGAGGAATGAGCATTTCCAGGCAGGGTTCCCTGCAGCCTAAGTTTGAAGTGCCAGGGGAGCCAGGGGGAGCAGCCACAGGGGCTGGGGACCTCTTGCGGCCCcagaggtggagggtggaggggagtggcagggggCCCTGAGGGCTTCAGCCTGGGTCTGTACTCATGGCCGGTGCTGGGGACAAGGACAGAGGACACCACAGGAGCCATGATGAGGAGAGAGGCCAGCGTCACCCAGAGACGGGTGATTCAGAGCTCAGCTCAGAGGCCCTGGAGGCCGCTGCCCGAGCTCAGGGACTTGGGGAGCAGGCCTGAGCCCAGGGAGCCAGACTGGGGCCTTGCGTCCAGGCAGAGCCCACAGCCGAGAGGGGGTTCCCCAATGTGAAGGAGCGCTGGGTGGTGTCCACCTCTGGGATCAGCCTGCCCGCCGgggccctgagccccccgggagGGGCCCTGACTCTGGCCTCGGGGCTCTGCTACCCCGGAGAGCCGGGACTTGTCTGGGGGGGCGCAGGGTACGCAGCGGGTCTCTGCCAAGGGGCCGGACGTTCCACTCTCCCACACCTGTGACGTGGCCCCGGGCGGCACGGACCCTCCCTGGGCTTCTGGAACATGCCCGGGGTCCGTGAGCAGCCGTGGCGCCTGGCACCCGCCCACGTCACCCACCCCGCCCGTGAATCAGCgaggaggcagggctggtgaCAGGGAAAAGGAGAACGCTTCtgatgacttatttatttgtgtttttctggagGAACAGAATGGTTTGTTTTGGTTCTCGCCGCCTGGCGGAAAGGCAGGCAGAGCGAGGGAAGCAGCGCGGCCCACGGCCCCACAAGGCGCCCCTTCCTGCCGAGCGGGCGCAGGCCCTGGGCGCTCAGCGGCGCTGCGCCCCTTCCCTCGCCAGGCGCCGGGGACCCTGAGCCCCGACCAGCCAGGCCCGCGGGACGGCGGAGGCACGGGGCGGTGAGTGGGCGCTCCCTGGCCAGGCAGGTGCTGCAAGAGGCGGACAGTGGGAGGGATCCCGGGGAGGCAGAAGGGGCCTCCGAGGCTCCAGGGGCGGCCTGCGTGCATTACCGAGCTTCCCTTGGCCGCACGTGAAGCCTCCGTCCCCCCCAGAGCTTTCCCTCCCCAGCGCCGGAGGACCTGAGAGCCCCCGAGCCCTGGGTCTCCTCCCGCCGGGCCTGTCCTGCCCGCCTCACAGCCCCGTCCAGACGCTTCGGGTGCTAGATGCAGCCCCTGAGTGTGGTCCGAAGCTTCCGGATATTCTTATCTGTTCTTCAGCCCCGTCAGGCCCTGTTAGGCACCAACCCCGAGTGCCCACCGGCAGCCTTCTAAAGACCAAAGACTTTCTAGAATCATGCTGTTTCATAATCAGAATGCTCTCTGCCAAGCCAGGGGGagggaaacaaatgaacatttttgaGCACTTATCGTAATGCGAGGGGCCTCCCACCACCTTTGATCCACATAGAGGTGTTATCTAGGGAGAGGGTCCTCCCCTGGCCCCCTTACACCAGGGTGAAAAGGCGCCTGTAGTTGCACAGCACACACAGGGCCCAGCAGGGTGGGGGACAGGTGCATTAGTCACCTGGGTCAGTCACGCTCGGTGACGAGCGGCCCCGAAATCCCCATGGCTTCCAGGCTCAAGGGCTTATTTTGGGCTCATGCTCCGTGTCCTTCTGGGATCACCTGCGGCTCCGTGCATGCAGCGTTCTGTGGCCCAGGCCGATGGAGCGCACCCCATCTGGGACAGGATGTCCCCACAGCAGAGGGTAAAGAACACTGGTGGAAGCACGAGGTGGCTCTTAGACTTCTGCTCAGAAGCAGCCACAACTCAGCTGCTCACAGTCTGTTGGCCGAAGCACATCCTTTGGCCCCACCTGTTACCAGTAAGACTGGTGAGAGGCATGAGGACGACACAGGGAGGGACAGTGAGTGTTTGGGTAGCCGTGGACTCTGGTGGGGGCACTTCCCGCCACAGCCGCCCGTCTGGCTGATGGACCTGCTCCTGTAACCAGTAGGTATTCGGTTAATTTCTCCAGCAGGAATTTTTGTTTATCACTTGGGAGACACCCAAAGAATGTGACTCAGTAAATATCCCCAAACCCACTGAAAATTTGCTATCTGTGGCTTTCGGCTGGCTTCACATCTTGCCCCATAAAACAGCCTCTGTTTTATCTCCTGCCCTTTACACAACATAGGCATGGACACCACAAAGCCCCCTGCATCTGGATGGAATTAATTTCcagatcacattttaaaaattgaattaaaaaactCAGAATGCTTCCAGCCAGCCAACCATGGGGGAGGTCAGGCCGAGAAAGGCAGGAGAGCTGCCTGGAGATGGCATCTGTGGCCTGGGCCCTCCAGCCAGCTGCCACTCCCGCGTGGGCTCCTTTGCAGGGAAGTGGGAGTCCACGCATGCGGCATCTCCCACAGGTGCACCCCTCGTTTCCTgagcggggagggcagagggagcaagtCACCactcccctcttcccccctcaGCCCCCCAAAGGCCAGCTGGAGCAGCCAGCGGCGACCGGGGCCTGCAGGCCCAGCAGGGCCCACGCACACACGCAAAGGCGCAAAGGCAGTGACACAGTGAGATGCAGGATGCTCGGGGGGCGGGGACTGGATTCTGTCCCCAGGTCCTCAGGTCTCCAGGTCCTCAGGTCCTcaggtccccaggtccccagatCCCCAGGTTCTCAGGTCCCCgggtccccaggtccccaggtccccaAGTCCTGAGGTCCCCAGGTCCTCAGGTCCCCAGTCCTCAGGTTCCCAGGTCCTCAGGTCCCCAGGTGCCCAGGTTCCCAGGTCCTCGGGTCCCCAGGTGCCCAGGTCCTCAGGTCCCCGGGTCCCCGGGTCCTCAGGTCCCtgggtccccaggtccccaggtccccaggtcctCAGGTCCTCAGGTCCTGGTACACGGGAGCCAGACAAGAGGACCACACCATGCAACTATAGGAAACCCCTCCCTGGACACGTGGCCAGGACCTTGGGGTTCTCCTAAGATTCAGCACACCCTGGGGATACATGGACCTGGGTCCGAATCCCAGTGCGGCCACTTCCCAGCTGGCTGGTGACTGttgagttttcttttaatgatcggtggagaaaattaaagacagcagagccaggcagtaggttcgagagtgctttaatggggagcacTCCCGGGTGAGGTTCCATGACTCGTGACTCGGAGAGGCTCGAGTCAGGGAAGTCGCACCCAGGCAAACCTCAGAGGGGTTATAAAGAGTTTATGGCGGGAAGATGAGAGTAGGGCGGCGTTGGTGGGAAGATGCTGGCCAGGGGTCGGCCATTCTGAGGTCCCCAGTCTTGCCAGCCCAGCAGCGACTTTGCCTGCCCGGCGCTCACCTCCTCGCCTGTGCGTGGGGCAGACTGGCCCATTTGCCACCTCCCGGTACCGCTGCCGGGGTGATGGCCAGCAGGGCTATCAACTATTAGCGAACATGAACACGTAGAGGGAAGGTAACATGTAGCCGGGAAGCTAATTATATCAGGCCACCATTGTCACCAGCTCACCTTACACCCCACGTGTGTCAGCAGTGGCCCCCCGACCCCAGCATCAAGGGATCTCAGATGAGCCTCTTAATTCttccgagcctcagttttccGTCTCTAGAATGGGGATGGTGGTGATAGCAGTAACGCCTCCTTCTGCGTTTGCTCAGTGTGCTGACCAGGCTCCCTTGCGGAGCACCCAGAGTGACACGCACGCCTGCCGCTGTCCTCGCTATAGTTCTGTCACAGTCCTgctggctccaggcccagctgtggcccagcccccgcccccagctccctctgctccctctctgcGGGGCAGCATCTGCACGcagctgccctgcctcccccttcccactcccctccctcagccctgaGGCTGCTGCCATGGGAACCACCGGGGAGAGGCCTGATGCTTGCAGAGATGCCCATGCTGTGCGGGCTCTGGGGAACCtggagagagggtgctggggacGTCAGGAGGGCCGCAGACTGGAGCCAGGCCGCATCCTCTGTCcagcccaggcctcctgcccccgCGAGCCAGGCCGGGCTGCCAGCCTCCGCTGTCCTATAGAAATCACACCCAGATGTATCCAGGCGAAGAAGGCAGGCAGCTTGGGGCCCGGCTGTCAGTCATTCACACCTTAGTGTAAACAAGGCCTCACGGGGATGGTGGCTGGAGGTGGGGCCGCACAGGGGAAGGGGGCAGCCCAGATACACAGCTGCGTCCAGGCCCTCAAGCAGACACCAAGGCCTGAGCACTTACCAGGGCCAGCTCCACGCTGAGTGCCTGGATACGGAGACCTCCCACTTGAGGGGCTGCAAGCACCAGAGCCAAGTCTTCAAGGGGGAGGATTTGGTTAAGTAACAGGAGGGGCGGCGTTGTAGGCAAAGAGCACGTGTGGGCAAAAGTGAGCAGCCCCTGGTCCAGGCCCAGGGGTCAGAGGGCAACAGCCCCTGCCTCACTGCTGAGGCCAAGGCTGGGCAGGGGATAAACTGAGACCAGAAGAGGCCTCAGTCATGTCCTGCAGGTCCAGAGACACATAGGGGTTCTCCAGGCCACACAGCACAGCTGGGCCAAGTCGGACCCTGGACCGGGTCTCCCGGCACCAACCTGTGCTCTCCGGCCTCAGGCAGGGTCTAGAGGGACCCCAAGGGGCCCGgtctgggcaggagctgggggaagggcccCCTCCTTGCAAGCAGGGGCTGCGAGGCTGGACACTGGCTCTGCCCATGCAGTGTGAGGCTTGTGCCACCCGCCGGCACACACCCACCTGAGCAGATGCCGCAGCGGCGAGCACACGGAGGCGGTGTCTGGGTGATTCATAAATCAGCCCCTTTAGGTAGCTACGGGCCCTGGTGAGCACCGTTGGGAGCACAGCAGCCCCGGCTGCACCGGCCAGCCCCAGAAACAGCCCCCCTGGCACCCAGGGGACACTGGGACCCTGGCCTGGGAGGGGGACAGGTGGAGCCAGACAGCCTGGTCCCGGGGAGGGTAGGGAAGAGGGCGCAGCAACCCCccctgggggaaggggggcaCGAGGTGAGCTCTCGGCAGCACAGGGGGGTGTGAGGTGCCCCAGGGTGCCCAGGGTGGATGCTGGGGGCCAGGGGCCTACGGGCTCAGGAAGTTGGGTTGGTTTGTCCTCAGACAACAGGCGTCCCATGTTTGTGGGGGATCGGAGGGGGTTAGGGAGGAGCTGTGGGGGGACCAGGGGTGGAAGAAGTAGGAAGGGATGCAGGAGACCTCCTAAGCCAGGAGCCAGGGGGCAGGCACAGGAGACAGCTGGCTCCTCCCATGTCGGGAGGGACCCGAGGGTGACGGTCTCTCCAAAGCCTCTCCCAGAGAGGGGCCCCCCCTGAGATCCTGGGGGAGATGCTCCggggcagaaggagggacagGGGTGTGGATTCTAAGGATCTGGGAGGAGGCTATCaggcaggtgggggagagggggcggAGGGTGGGCGTGGGGAGGGGGGACCCAGACTCCCTGCTCcaggggggcggtgggggtgatGCAGCCCCTCCCCGCTGGTGCCCCGAGGTAGCCCCGTGGGTGAGCTCCGTTTTTGGGGGCTGCTTCCTCTCACCCCTCAAACTCTGTCTCCCTTTTCCCCCAGCAACTACACCGCCCTGCTGGGAGTGTGGATCTACGGCTTCTTCgtgttgatgctgctggtcctggaTCTTTTGTATTACTCGGCAATGAACTACGACATTTGCAAGGTTTACCTGGCGCGGTGGGGCATCCACGGACGATGGATGAAACAGGACCCCCGGCGGTGGGGCAACCCTGCCCGGCCCCCCCGGCCAGGGCAgcccgccccgcagccccagcccccaccaggcCTGCTGCCACAGGCGCCCCCGGCCGTGCACACGCTGCAGGGAGACGCCCACAGCCCACCGCTCATGACCTTCCAGAGCTCGTCCGCCTGGTGAGTGGTTGCCTTCGGGGCCCGGCGCCGCAGTGGATCACTGGGCTTTGCCAAGCTGGGAAAATAGCGGGTCTGGCTCCCCGATGACCTGATCGTGCGCGTATCTTATTGGCCAAGTGGGACTCGAGGTTGCCTGTGGGCCCGAGTCAACAACGCGAGGTAGAAACGGAGCTGGGGAGCCAGGCGTGCGGGTTTACGcccggagagcctgatgtgggggtgATGGCCCCCGAGCGGTGGATGGAGCTGTGAGTTTCCCGGCTGCCGAGGCAAAGGGGGCAATTGGATGGCTTTCCCAAGTGTTCAGGGTCAAACGGGGCAAATGGGTGTTTGGGGTCGGGGGCTAAGCTTTCTCAGCGTGAAGTTAGGAAGTAAGCCTGTTCCTGGGTTGGTTCCTTGTGTTCCCATGCCCTGAGGCAGGCTGCTTAGGGATGGCTCAGGGACAGGAAGGGAGGCGGCCAGGGAGGTGGGGTGTCAGGGGGTCAGCCTAGAAGCATGGCTTCGTGGCTCTCACTTCCTCCCAGTCCCAggcacctggggggtgggggatgaccAGCCTCGTCCCTGAAGGGGACCTCTTCGTCCCTGAAgagttggagggagggaggagggctgtACATTTTGGAGCAGGAGCCCCCTGGGAGGGGGGCCGGCACAAAGGACAGCAAggagccaggcagagggcagatgcCCCCCTCACCGGCAAGAGGTCGGAAGCCGAGCTGCAGCCACAGGCATGTGGGACGTGGGGCACGTCACCCCGGGGCACCCCAACACTGAGCCCAGGCTGCACGATCTGTCGCAGGGCCCGCCTGCCCGCAGACGCACGTGTTTTCAGCACAGAGATCACTGTTGAGTCCATGAGCTTTGCAGGAACCccgacctgggttcgagtcccagcTCTGCCGTTTACCAGCTCTGCGTGCAGACAAATAACCTCAGCCCTCAGGACCTTCCAGTCCTCAGGGAGTAGTGGAGAGAGTGAGCCTGGTCCCCCGCCAGGGTCCCCCAAGGGTTAAATTAAACccctggcacctagtaggtgccCAGTTAACCGTCGGTGCTTCCTTGCTGGGGGAGGCAACCAGGCTCGATGAGGATGAGGATCACGGACCGAATAGCCAGCAGGTAGCAACCTTTTCAATAATAAATGACTTAAATAATGAATAAGATGCACTTAAATCAGCTTATTGATCGAGTAATTGCCCCATCTGTCACGCAGAAGACAAAAACACAGCCCTGTTCAGCTCAGCTTGACAAATGCCGACTGAGCCGGTCCCTTGggtcctcccccccacccccaccccccggtcaAGGCAATGGATGGAAAACCTtgaagagcagagaggagggcatGAACCTGCACAGAGCTACGCGTGAAACCGGCCTGACCCGGCGGCAGCGGGGTTTTCTGTGGCAGGGGACACACCTGGGGTGTTGGTCAGCATGAGGTCTTGGGTCTCCTCCCCGCAGAGCCCAGTGGTCAGCAACCCCTGGGAGGTCGTGCCTGAGGTACCAGAGCTAGAACCGCTGGAAAGCATCGTTACAAGCAGCCAGGTGTTTGGAGAGCAGGGATCCTTTCATTTGAGCGAtggctctctccccacccccctacctctgaccccccccccccccgcatttGGAATGCCTTGAGCCCCCCTGAGCCTGCCAAGCTTGTTGGGATTGTGCATCAGGTCTCAACAGGGGACCAAGCCCTGTGGCCTAAGTGGGATACGTTTAATTTAGGTGCTCGGGGCTCCTCATGTCCCCCTGGTTCCCACCCTGTGGACCCAGGATGGCACCCCTGTAAGCATGTGAGCGCCCATAAAACAGGTCATCAGAAGCCCGCGAGGATGGGATGTGGGATAAAGGATTCACCTGGCGACTCCCAGCTCCTGCTCTGCCCTCGACACCCCGGGGTGACCCTGGGCGAGGGGTTCCCTGCTTGGGCTTCCCCTCTACCTGAGGCGGGGAGAGGGGTGGG of the Vulpes lagopus strain Blue_001 chromosome 5, ASM1834538v1, whole genome shotgun sequence genome contains:
- the SHISAL1 gene encoding protein shisa-like-1 isoform X2; translation: MMTSCGQQSLNVLTVLSLLISAVLSAHFRVCEPYTDHKGRYHFGFHCPRLSDNKTFILCCHHNNTVFKYCCNETEFQAVMQANLTAGSEGYTHNNYTALLGVWIYGFFVLMLLVLDLLYYSAMNYDICKVYLARWGIHGRWMKQDPRRWGNPARPPRPGQPAPQPQPPPGLLPQAPPAVHTLQGDAHSPPLMTFQSSSA